A stretch of Candidatus Vicinibacter affinis DNA encodes these proteins:
- the pruA gene encoding L-glutamate gamma-semialdehyde dehydrogenase, whose product MNQIPVPKNEPVLNYAPGSKEKIELKKVLAELKSTQLDIKMTINGQKVASDDRRRIHPPHELSHTLGYYYKGSAKEVQAAIDAALTAKEGWEKMDWRDRAAIFLKAADLIAGRYHARTNAMTMLGQSKNIYQAEIDAVCEFCDFLRFNVAYLKQIYEIQPNSMPMMWNKLEYRPLEGFIFALTPFNFTSIAGNLPCAPALMGNTVVWKPAETQIYSASLIMEILEEAGLPPGVINLVFVDGATAGSVIFEHREFAGLHFTGSTGVFRNIWAKIGNNLAKYRSFPRLVGETGGKDFVVAHPSANPKAVAVALSRGAFEFQGQKCSAASRAYLPKSLWPAIEGFMREDLDSMKMGNPENFTNFINAVIDEKSFDKLKSYIDDVAKSPDAKIIAGGKCDKSIGYYIEPTIILTTNPDYVTLCEELFGPVLTIYVYDDADYDQILHKVDQTSDYALTGAVFAKEREVILHSSHVLRNAAGNFYINDKPTGAVVDQQPFGGARASGTNDKAGSVLNLIRWVSPRTIKENFDPPLSYEYPFMKEE is encoded by the coding sequence ATGAATCAAATTCCTGTTCCTAAAAATGAACCGGTCCTGAACTATGCACCCGGATCAAAGGAAAAAATAGAACTAAAAAAAGTACTGGCTGAGTTAAAATCCACCCAACTGGACATCAAAATGACCATCAATGGACAAAAGGTTGCTTCTGATGATCGAAGAAGGATCCATCCGCCACATGAATTAAGTCATACCCTTGGGTATTACTATAAAGGCTCTGCAAAAGAAGTTCAGGCTGCCATTGACGCTGCATTGACGGCTAAGGAGGGCTGGGAGAAAATGGATTGGAGAGATCGCGCTGCCATTTTTCTAAAGGCTGCAGATTTAATCGCAGGACGTTACCATGCACGCACCAACGCCATGACCATGTTGGGACAGTCAAAAAATATCTATCAGGCTGAAATCGATGCCGTATGTGAATTCTGTGATTTTCTCAGATTCAATGTGGCCTATCTCAAGCAGATCTACGAAATCCAGCCAAATTCAATGCCCATGATGTGGAACAAGCTGGAATATCGCCCTCTGGAGGGATTCATATTCGCACTGACTCCATTTAATTTTACTTCCATTGCGGGTAACCTTCCTTGTGCCCCGGCTTTGATGGGCAATACAGTAGTATGGAAACCTGCGGAAACTCAAATTTATTCTGCCTCACTCATCATGGAAATTCTGGAAGAGGCGGGTCTTCCTCCAGGAGTCATCAATCTGGTTTTCGTCGATGGTGCCACTGCCGGAAGTGTAATATTTGAACATAGAGAATTTGCAGGATTGCATTTTACGGGCTCTACCGGCGTGTTCAGAAATATCTGGGCGAAAATCGGAAACAATCTTGCTAAATATCGTTCGTTTCCAAGACTGGTAGGGGAGACCGGTGGAAAGGATTTTGTAGTTGCACACCCTTCCGCCAATCCAAAAGCAGTTGCAGTGGCTCTTTCCCGTGGCGCCTTCGAATTTCAGGGCCAAAAATGTTCCGCAGCCTCCCGTGCCTATCTACCCAAAAGCCTATGGCCGGCAATTGAAGGTTTCATGCGCGAAGATCTTGATTCCATGAAAATGGGAAACCCCGAAAATTTTACAAATTTTATCAACGCAGTCATCGATGAAAAATCTTTTGACAAATTAAAATCTTACATAGACGATGTCGCAAAATCTCCTGATGCCAAAATCATCGCCGGAGGTAAATGTGATAAATCCATCGGCTATTATATTGAGCCTACCATCATCCTTACTACCAACCCTGATTACGTTACCTTGTGTGAAGAGTTGTTTGGACCGGTTTTAACCATCTATGTTTATGATGATGCAGATTATGATCAAATACTTCATAAAGTGGACCAGACTTCAGATTATGCCTTGACGGGTGCAGTCTTTGCGAAAGAACGTGAAGTCATCCTGCACAGTTCTCATGTACTGAGAAATGCTGCCGGCAATTTTTACATCAATGACAAGCCAACAGGTGCCGTCGTAGATCAGCAGCCATTCGGAGGTGCAAGGGCTTCCGGTACGAATGACAAAGCAGGTTCGGTACTCAATCTTATCCGATGGGTATCTCCTCGAACCATCAAAGAAAATTTTGATCCGCCTCTTTCTTATGAATATCCGTTTATGAAAGAAGAATAA
- a CDS encoding PKD domain-containing protein produces the protein MKRLLLLSFIFSAFLLNAQNVIQVNADITGNTTWESKNIYVLTGASFIYVKNDAVLTIEAGTIIKGDPAALVITRGSKIIADGKAEIPIVFTSNKPAGQRAPGDWGGLLILGKAKVNCPGGECNVEGGLDPVLGKYGGQDDADNSGILRYVRVEFAGIAFQPNNETNSLTLGGVGSGTTIDHVQTSFGGDDAFEWFGGTVNGKYLVAYKTIDDMFDTDFGFTGNVQYGLGVSDPNLADISGSNAFEADNDAQGSTNTPISRGVFSNMTIIGPRQDASSTFNTNFRRGAHLRRSTQQNIVNSIISGFPTGIRLESANSENFYLNSKELQLRNNIVASVGKLFDSTSTTTQIISDSFRLQNRILNTYGELNLTSPFGAVVNPVPAAGSPALTGSGFSGMPAFFERTNYVGGFGGNNWTNCWCEQDPVNADYSKSPLEYIESNITINAQINAGEVKFTTSASSNYTYSWVFGDGGTSTEANPTYTYKKSGKYTATLTISNARGCTKTITKTVEVITQQNVILVSSDITVDTKWESKNIYVLTGTAFIYVKNNATLTIEPGTIIRGEPAALVITRGSKIIADGLPNKPIVFTSNKAAGQRAPGDWGGLLMLGNAKVNCPGGECTVEGGLDPVLGKYGGQNDADNSGILRYVRIEFAGIAFQPNNETNSLTLGGVGSATTIEHVQTSFGGDDAFEWFGGTVNGKYLMAYKTIDDMFDTDFGFTGNVQYALGISDPNLADISGSNAFEADNDAQGSTNTPQSQSIFSNITIIGPRENSSSTFNTNFRRGIHLRRSTKESLVNSIIGGFPTGVRLESANSENYFLTSKELKLNGNIFTSNGKLFDSTSVNTKTISDEFVKQNRVLATWAETGLTAPYAAKSNPLPTASSPALSGSEFTGLPAWFERTTFVGAFSTNNWTDCWAEYDPANADYSASPIEYFSEVLNINSTANNGTVSFGINNPGNYSYSWNFGDQSAKSTEANPTHTYSTSGRFTVVLLLTNDRGCVRELTKVVDVLTATNNPVENSSVQVSPNPNSGNFRLTVQTSISSDMKVEIINSIGQVMRTHTTKVQAGQESFDVNYLSKGMYTVKVTIGSKQMVKKIQVL, from the coding sequence ATGAAGAGATTGTTACTTTTAAGTTTTATTTTTTCTGCTTTTTTACTGAATGCACAAAATGTGATTCAAGTGAATGCAGACATTACCGGCAACACCACATGGGAATCGAAAAATATCTATGTGCTCACCGGTGCATCATTCATTTATGTAAAAAATGATGCGGTGTTAACCATTGAAGCTGGAACCATTATCAAAGGTGATCCGGCAGCTTTGGTCATTACAAGAGGTTCTAAAATTATTGCCGATGGAAAGGCAGAGATACCGATTGTGTTTACCTCCAACAAACCTGCAGGACAAAGGGCTCCAGGCGATTGGGGTGGACTGTTAATCCTTGGAAAAGCCAAAGTAAATTGTCCCGGTGGAGAGTGTAATGTAGAAGGAGGACTTGATCCGGTATTGGGTAAATACGGAGGCCAGGACGATGCAGACAATTCAGGAATATTGCGCTATGTGCGTGTAGAGTTTGCAGGTATTGCCTTCCAACCGAATAATGAAACCAACAGTTTGACCTTAGGAGGTGTGGGTTCAGGTACAACTATCGATCACGTACAAACCAGTTTCGGTGGTGATGATGCATTTGAATGGTTTGGCGGAACTGTAAACGGAAAATATCTGGTGGCCTATAAAACCATTGACGATATGTTTGATACTGATTTTGGCTTCACCGGAAACGTACAATATGGACTTGGTGTGAGTGATCCTAACCTTGCGGACATTTCAGGATCCAATGCATTTGAAGCGGACAATGATGCACAAGGAAGCACGAATACACCTATCTCAAGAGGGGTATTTAGTAACATGACTATTATAGGTCCAAGACAAGATGCAAGCTCAACATTTAATACTAACTTCAGAAGAGGTGCTCACCTTAGAAGGAGTACACAACAGAACATCGTGAACTCTATTATTTCAGGATTTCCAACCGGTATCAGGTTGGAAAGTGCAAACTCTGAAAATTTTTATTTGAACTCGAAAGAACTTCAATTGAGAAACAACATCGTTGCTTCTGTTGGTAAATTATTTGATTCTACCTCAACTACCACACAGATTATTTCAGATTCTTTCAGACTTCAAAACAGGATATTAAATACTTATGGCGAATTAAATCTGACTTCTCCATTTGGCGCCGTGGTAAATCCAGTTCCGGCTGCAGGATCTCCTGCATTAACCGGATCAGGATTTTCAGGAATGCCTGCCTTTTTTGAGCGAACAAATTACGTAGGTGGATTTGGTGGAAACAACTGGACCAATTGCTGGTGTGAGCAAGATCCTGTAAACGCTGATTATTCTAAATCTCCGCTAGAGTATATTGAATCCAATATTACTATCAACGCTCAAATAAATGCAGGAGAAGTAAAATTTACCACTTCTGCCAGTTCCAATTATACATACAGCTGGGTATTTGGAGACGGAGGAACTTCCACTGAAGCCAATCCGACGTACACGTATAAAAAATCAGGAAAATATACTGCTACTCTAACAATCTCGAATGCACGTGGTTGCACTAAAACAATTACTAAAACTGTGGAAGTCATTACACAGCAAAATGTAATTTTAGTTAGTTCGGATATAACCGTTGATACCAAATGGGAATCAAAAAACATTTATGTATTGACCGGAACTGCGTTTATCTATGTAAAAAATAATGCTACACTAACCATTGAACCAGGAACAATCATCAGAGGTGAGCCTGCAGCATTGGTTATTACAAGAGGATCAAAAATTATCGCAGACGGTCTTCCAAATAAACCTATTGTTTTTACATCCAATAAAGCAGCCGGTCAAAGAGCCCCAGGCGATTGGGGTGGTCTTTTAATGTTGGGAAATGCCAAGGTAAATTGTCCCGGAGGAGAATGTACTGTTGAAGGAGGTCTCGATCCTGTGTTGGGTAAATATGGCGGACAAAATGATGCAGACAATTCAGGCATACTGCGCTATGTACGTATTGAATTTGCAGGTATTGCCTTCCAACCAAATAATGAAACCAACAGTTTAACGTTGGGTGGTGTAGGTTCAGCAACTACCATAGAACATGTACAAACCAGTTTCGGTGGTGATGATGCTTTTGAATGGTTTGGTGGAACAGTGAATGGAAAATATCTAATGGCTTATAAAACCATTGACGATATGTTTGATACTGATTTTGGTTTTACCGGAAATGTACAATATGCTTTGGGTATCAGTGATCCAAATCTGGCAGACATCTCAGGATCAAATGCATTTGAAGCAGACAACGATGCACAAGGTTCTACAAACACTCCTCAATCACAATCCATCTTCAGCAATATAACCATCATTGGACCAAGAGAAAATTCAAGTTCTACTTTCAATACTAATTTCAGAAGAGGTATTCACTTAAGAAGAAGCACTAAAGAAAGTCTTGTCAATTCAATTATTGGAGGATTCCCTACAGGTGTGAGATTGGAAAGTGCAAATAGTGAAAATTATTTTTTAACTTCAAAAGAGTTGAAATTGAATGGAAATATTTTCACTTCCAATGGAAAACTTTTTGATTCTACATCTGTAAATACCAAAACCATCTCAGATGAATTTGTAAAACAAAACAGAGTGTTGGCGACATGGGCAGAAACTGGTTTAACGGCACCTTATGCTGCCAAATCAAATCCTCTCCCGACAGCAAGTTCACCTGCGTTAAGCGGTTCAGAATTTACCGGACTTCCTGCATGGTTTGAAAGAACTACTTTTGTAGGTGCATTCAGCACAAACAACTGGACTGATTGCTGGGCTGAATACGATCCGGCGAATGCTGATTATTCTGCTTCTCCGATTGAATATTTTTCAGAAGTTCTGAATATCAATTCAACCGCAAATAACGGCACGGTATCTTTCGGAATTAACAATCCGGGAAACTACAGCTACAGCTGGAACTTTGGCGATCAATCCGCAAAATCAACTGAAGCAAATCCAACTCATACTTATTCGACTTCCGGCAGATTCACAGTAGTTCTTTTGTTAACCAACGACAGAGGCTGTGTGAGAGAACTTACTAAAGTTGTAGATGTATTAACTGCAACTAATAATCCGGTAGAAAATTCAAGTGTGCAAGTATCTCCAAATCCAAATAGCGGAAACTTCCGATTGACCGTTCAAACTTCCATAAGTTCAGACATGAAAGTTGAAATTATAAACTCAATCGGTCAGGTTATGCGTACGCATACAACCAAAGTACAGGCCGGACAAGAAAGCTTTGATGTAAATTACCTTTCTAAAGGTATGTACACTGTAAAAGTGACTATTGGGTCTAAGCAGATGGTTAAGAAAATACAGGTTTTATAA
- a CDS encoding TonB-dependent receptor: MLKFKLIFIMLLATLSMHAQNAIIQGTIIDKASKEPIIGATIMVEGTQIGTTSDFEGKFTLKNLVAGQLTIVINYIGYMKITKAYNLEKNSKIEESWDLEEESTVLADVVVIGKVNKQNASAISLLQQKSSSMVSGISNEDIKKSPDRNTSDVLKRVSGASIQENKFVIIRGLADRYNNALLNANLLPSTEPDRRSFNFDLFPSSVLTNLVIYKTATPDLPGEFAGGIVQVNTKEVSENPFMELTLGTGINSISTFKSYNFYEGGNTDWLGYDKTKRSLDPNVTKEALSNNTTRYENSRLVANDWKVSSFNSMMPSQNLQLSAGKNFNVFGKKLGILGALSYQNTNRILQIERNDFNIDKTQLYSYLDAQYKKQYNNAGLLNATLSLNSRNKITLNNLMTVIGDDQYIERLGHDIEQTRQIKAYSMLYTSTFLLNSQLIGEHELSKSGTLLKWALSRSAINRNTPSYRRMTYIKNDDAEPTDPYYAYIPIGAPSPNYAGRFYSDQTEKLYTGRVDLSLPIRGNDQNQIKIGAFTDVRDRNFDARVFGYTYSKNYVAQELLTQEIGDILDHKNINEKGFVLKESTNPNDSYDASSANVGGYAMLDHHFFGNKIRFIGGLRLEAFNQQLNTFEYGGSPIAINSQVYDFLPSINLVYKINETSNLRLSGSQTVVRPNFRELAPFSFYDFNLSAAIVGNPDLKRTQIMNYDLKFEKFFSAGQHISASAFVKKFKNPVEQLYETLGAGTRNFLFTNADAASNYGIELEARYNLNQITPVLNNFQFRTNLAWISSMVDLSKFAGQNQSERPLQGQSPYLLNFGLSYQHPDLGLAVNVLYNKIGRRIWLVGSNGYLDTYEAPRDLFDVQISQMLGKNFQIKFTVSDLFNQPYTFYQDQNGSKKYDADDTLILQNTFGTNYSLGLTYMIK, from the coding sequence ATGTTGAAATTTAAGCTAATTTTTATCATGCTCTTAGCCACATTGAGCATGCATGCACAAAATGCAATTATACAAGGAACCATCATTGATAAAGCGTCTAAAGAGCCTATCATTGGAGCAACCATCATGGTTGAGGGCACTCAAATAGGAACTACCTCAGATTTTGAAGGAAAATTCACACTTAAGAATTTAGTTGCAGGCCAACTGACCATTGTTATCAATTACATTGGATATATGAAAATCACAAAAGCATATAACCTGGAAAAGAATTCGAAAATTGAAGAATCCTGGGATCTGGAGGAAGAATCCACTGTGTTGGCTGACGTTGTTGTAATAGGAAAAGTAAACAAACAAAATGCTTCTGCCATAAGCCTATTGCAGCAAAAATCTTCTTCTATGGTTAGTGGAATTTCCAATGAGGACATCAAGAAAAGTCCGGACAGAAATACGAGTGATGTATTAAAAAGAGTAAGTGGAGCGAGCATTCAGGAAAATAAATTTGTTATCATACGTGGTTTGGCAGACCGCTATAACAATGCCCTTTTAAACGCCAACCTTCTGCCAAGCACAGAGCCAGATCGTCGTTCCTTCAACTTTGATCTTTTCCCTTCAAGTGTACTTACAAATCTGGTTATTTACAAAACAGCTACGCCTGATCTTCCGGGGGAATTTGCAGGAGGAATTGTTCAGGTAAATACTAAAGAAGTTTCAGAAAATCCCTTTATGGAATTGACACTCGGAACGGGTATAAATTCCATTTCCACCTTCAAATCATATAACTTTTACGAGGGTGGCAATACAGATTGGTTAGGATATGACAAAACCAAAAGAAGCCTTGACCCGAATGTTACTAAAGAAGCTTTGAGTAACAATACGACCCGATATGAAAATTCAAGACTGGTCGCCAATGACTGGAAGGTAAGTTCTTTTAATTCCATGATGCCATCTCAAAATCTACAACTTTCTGCCGGAAAGAATTTTAATGTGTTTGGTAAAAAATTAGGAATTCTCGGCGCCCTAAGTTATCAAAACACCAATAGAATTCTCCAAATAGAGAGGAATGACTTTAACATTGACAAAACTCAGCTGTATTCTTATTTAGATGCTCAGTATAAAAAACAATACAACAATGCCGGCTTACTGAATGCCACACTCAGTCTGAACAGTAGAAATAAAATAACTTTAAATAATCTAATGACTGTGATTGGCGATGATCAATACATTGAAAGATTGGGGCATGACATCGAACAAACCAGGCAGATTAAGGCTTATTCAATGCTGTACACAAGTACATTCCTTCTGAACAGTCAGCTTATCGGAGAACATGAGTTGAGTAAATCCGGTACTCTTTTAAAATGGGCTTTGTCGAGATCAGCCATCAACAGAAATACACCTTCCTACAGAAGGATGACCTATATAAAAAATGATGATGCAGAACCTACCGATCCATACTATGCTTACATACCTATTGGCGCACCTTCACCGAATTATGCGGGTAGATTCTATTCAGATCAAACAGAAAAATTATATACAGGTCGTGTTGATTTAAGTTTACCTATTAGGGGCAACGATCAAAACCAAATCAAGATTGGTGCTTTTACAGATGTGAGAGACCGCAATTTTGATGCCCGAGTATTTGGTTATACTTATTCCAAAAATTACGTTGCGCAAGAATTACTCACTCAGGAAATTGGTGACATACTGGATCATAAAAATATCAATGAAAAAGGTTTTGTTCTGAAGGAATCTACCAATCCAAACGATTCATATGATGCCTCTTCTGCAAATGTTGGTGGATATGCTATGTTGGATCATCATTTCTTTGGAAACAAAATCAGATTTATCGGTGGACTTAGGTTAGAAGCTTTTAATCAACAGTTAAACACTTTTGAATACGGAGGCAGTCCTATCGCCATTAACAGCCAGGTATATGATTTTCTTCCATCCATTAATTTAGTTTATAAAATTAACGAAACTTCCAATCTACGTTTATCCGGAAGCCAAACGGTAGTCCGACCAAATTTTAGAGAATTGGCTCCGTTTTCATTTTATGATTTTAATCTATCTGCTGCGATCGTCGGGAATCCTGATCTTAAGCGCACTCAGATCATGAATTACGATTTAAAATTTGAAAAATTCTTTAGTGCAGGACAACACATCAGCGCCTCAGCTTTTGTGAAAAAATTCAAAAATCCTGTAGAACAGTTGTATGAAACGCTTGGGGCAGGAACCAGAAATTTTCTGTTCACCAATGCGGATGCAGCATCTAATTATGGTATTGAATTGGAAGCTCGATATAATCTGAATCAAATCACTCCTGTCTTAAATAATTTTCAGTTCAGAACCAACCTGGCGTGGATCAGTTCAATGGTAGACCTTAGCAAATTTGCCGGTCAAAATCAATCAGAACGACCGTTGCAAGGGCAATCACCTTATCTACTTAATTTCGGTTTGTCCTATCAGCATCCGGATCTTGGATTGGCTGTAAATGTATTGTACAATAAAATCGGAAGAAGAATCTGGTTGGTAGGAAGTAATGGATATCTTGATACTTACGAGGCTCCTAGAGATTTGTTTGATGTGCAAATTTCTCAAATGCTTGGAAAGAATTTTCAAATAAAATTTACAGTGTCTGACCTATTCAATCAACCTTATACTTTTTATCAAGATCAAAACGGATCTAAAAAATACGATGCCGATGACACCTTGATCCTTCAAAATACTTTTGGAACAAACTATTCATTGGGTTTAACTTATATGATTAAGTAA
- a CDS encoding nucleoside triphosphate pyrophosphohydrolase family protein has protein sequence MNKRNFKEPQALNDVADFHDLFDMPVLDEPAIPSMDRCKLRLALLEEELRELREGVETNDLREIADALCDLQYVLSGAVLEFGLGNKFKSLFDEVQRSNMSKACNTYEEALATQAKYFSEKGTVSEIKNKGNQFLVYRKEDGKVLKSIAYNPADLKL, from the coding sequence ATGAACAAAAGGAATTTTAAAGAACCTCAGGCACTCAATGATGTAGCAGACTTCCATGATTTATTTGACATGCCGGTTTTGGATGAGCCCGCCATTCCTTCAATGGATAGATGTAAATTGAGATTGGCACTTTTGGAAGAAGAACTAAGAGAACTGCGAGAAGGAGTAGAAACAAATGACCTGAGGGAAATAGCAGATGCCTTGTGTGATCTGCAATATGTACTTTCAGGAGCTGTGTTGGAATTTGGGTTGGGGAATAAATTTAAATCACTTTTTGATGAAGTGCAGCGATCTAATATGAGTAAGGCGTGCAATACTTATGAAGAAGCGCTCGCTACTCAGGCAAAATATTTTAGCGAAAAAGGTACCGTTTCAGAGATCAAAAACAAAGGAAATCAATTTTTGGTGTACAGGAAAGAGGATGGAAAAGTGCTAAAATCAATAGCCTACAATCCTGCGGATTTAAAATTGTAA
- a CDS encoding DUF4403 family protein, giving the protein MIEKTGCITDTKLYKILWLVVIFMICVPFSCSKKIAPPLKDAQQMINLKRIPISTVNFNISISDYELNRVVNELVNTTIGEGLVLEDGYKCKARLASQMQVQAVDNTIHLVLPIDLEIQPRSQISQVKAIGQLELQLVNKLDIFNNQILSKTDLIDYRWLKKPILKVYGLPIPIEPIANQIVKRYKSELCAKLDLTLVKNLDLNKIKKSVQQFFTTPFYSTEDNIIHVYSSPVELALGPASYRNNEISLPVLIYLENVISESKPEELYNDLTFSMRPYVEESSLFYLQSRIPVNYLEILTKEAVENQEFGSGMARIKITSLNLSGQEDKVSVGFNSTGAFNGRFLMTFIPEFNQESKLIELKELKLKVENGKSINKAIFSLVRGIAEGKIKKTLEEQLNTMIKDYKESIQTLLDDKELVHGLNMNGELEDFNIRNFYFMDNRMYFNLESKLKLKLKVNYVDPMKILRK; this is encoded by the coding sequence ATGATTGAAAAAACAGGATGTATTACTGATACTAAACTTTATAAAATACTTTGGTTGGTGGTTATTTTTATGATCTGTGTGCCATTCTCCTGCAGTAAGAAAATTGCCCCACCTCTTAAAGATGCCCAACAAATGATAAATCTGAAACGAATACCGATTTCCACGGTTAATTTCAACATCAGTATTTCAGATTATGAGTTGAACAGAGTGGTGAATGAATTGGTCAATACCACCATTGGAGAAGGTCTGGTGTTGGAGGATGGTTATAAATGCAAAGCCAGACTTGCCAGTCAAATGCAGGTTCAGGCCGTGGACAACACCATCCATCTGGTTTTGCCGATTGATCTGGAAATCCAGCCCCGGTCGCAAATCAGTCAAGTGAAAGCAATCGGGCAACTTGAACTTCAATTGGTCAACAAGCTGGATATCTTTAACAACCAGATTTTGAGCAAGACTGATTTGATTGATTATCGATGGTTAAAAAAGCCAATTCTGAAAGTTTATGGTCTTCCTATACCGATAGAGCCAATTGCCAATCAGATTGTCAAAAGATATAAATCAGAATTGTGTGCCAAACTGGATTTGACACTCGTTAAAAATCTGGATCTTAATAAAATTAAAAAATCAGTACAACAGTTTTTTACTACCCCTTTTTATTCCACCGAAGACAACATCATCCATGTTTATTCCAGTCCGGTAGAGCTGGCGCTTGGACCTGCAAGCTATCGCAACAATGAGATTTCATTACCCGTTTTGATTTATTTGGAAAATGTTATTTCGGAAAGCAAACCAGAGGAGTTGTATAATGACCTCACCTTTTCCATGCGTCCCTATGTTGAAGAGAGCAGTTTGTTTTATTTGCAATCCAGAATTCCGGTAAATTATCTTGAAATCCTTACCAAAGAAGCGGTCGAGAATCAAGAATTCGGATCAGGAATGGCCAGGATAAAAATCACCTCCCTCAATCTATCCGGTCAAGAAGATAAAGTTTCTGTTGGTTTTAACTCAACCGGTGCTTTCAATGGAAGGTTTCTGATGACCTTTATTCCTGAATTCAATCAGGAAAGTAAATTGATTGAACTCAAAGAATTAAAGCTTAAAGTTGAAAATGGTAAATCCATCAACAAAGCAATATTTTCTCTGGTCAGAGGGATTGCAGAAGGAAAAATCAAAAAAACATTGGAGGAGCAATTGAACACTATGATAAAGGATTATAAAGAATCTATTCAAACTCTGCTGGATGATAAGGAATTAGTACATGGATTGAACATGAATGGTGAACTGGAAGATTTTAATATCAGAAATTTTTATTTCATGGATAACAGGATGTATTTTAACTTAGAATCAAAACTAAAATTGAAGTTGAAGGTAAACTACGTGGATCCAATGAAAATTCTTAGAAAATAG
- a CDS encoding 3-dehydroquinate synthase — protein MSGTPFTDSLIFFQQPWERLSSILSRTPYSGTLIVCDANTRQHCIPYMLGQLNLENPLIFELPVGEQTKSLAECERFWNFALENGVGRKTICLAVGGGVVTDFTGFCTSVLLRGIDCIYIPTSLMGMADAALGGKTGINFMQFKNQIGLFKLPKAILIEPAFLKTLSESELKNGYVEIIKHSLIQDPPFWEELRQRPGLPEMELLPELIRKSVRFKMEIVQKDFHETGLRQILNFGHSFGHAIEGMLLNSPHEMLHGQAVAYGIIYESWLSSQKFAWRAQWFPQIKEMMLPFLGAWRPQAADFPGILKWMSADKKNLQGKIRMTLLERPGQPKYGVEVDAELVNKTLEDCNF, from the coding sequence ATGTCAGGTACACCATTTACAGACAGCTTGATTTTTTTTCAACAACCCTGGGAAAGGCTTTCTTCCATATTGTCCAGAACTCCATATTCCGGCACGCTGATTGTTTGCGATGCCAATACTAGGCAGCATTGTATACCTTATATGCTTGGACAATTGAACCTGGAGAATCCTTTGATTTTTGAATTACCTGTGGGTGAACAAACCAAGAGTCTTGCAGAATGTGAGCGATTTTGGAATTTTGCATTGGAGAATGGAGTCGGTAGAAAGACAATTTGCTTGGCAGTGGGTGGAGGCGTTGTGACAGATTTTACCGGGTTTTGTACTTCGGTTTTATTAAGAGGAATCGATTGTATTTATATTCCTACCAGTTTGATGGGGATGGCCGATGCTGCTTTGGGAGGAAAAACCGGAATTAATTTTATGCAATTCAAAAATCAAATAGGCTTGTTCAAGTTGCCCAAAGCTATACTGATTGAACCGGCTTTCTTAAAAACACTTTCAGAATCGGAACTTAAAAATGGATATGTGGAAATAATCAAGCACTCGTTGATTCAGGATCCACCATTTTGGGAAGAGTTGAGACAAAGGCCGGGTTTACCGGAAATGGAGCTTCTTCCTGAACTTATCAGAAAATCAGTGCGATTTAAAATGGAAATCGTACAGAAGGATTTTCATGAAACAGGATTACGCCAAATCCTCAATTTTGGACACAGTTTTGGACATGCCATCGAGGGCATGCTTTTGAACAGCCCTCACGAGATGCTGCATGGACAAGCTGTTGCGTATGGAATTATATACGAGTCATGGCTTTCATCCCAAAAGTTTGCCTGGAGGGCCCAATGGTTTCCTCAAATCAAGGAAATGATGCTGCCCTTCTTAGGTGCATGGAGGCCACAGGCAGCAGACTTTCCTGGGATTCTTAAATGGATGTCAGCAGACAAAAAAAATCTGCAAGGAAAAATTAGAATGACTTTACTTGAGCGTCCCGGCCAGCCAAAATATGGTGTGGAGGTGGATGCAGAACTGGTGAATAAAACTTTGGAGGACTGCAATTTTTAG